In the genome of Deinococcota bacterium, the window AGAACCGGCATGTCGCCGCTGAGGAGCGAGATGGTGACCTGGTCTTTTACCACCAGGTCCTGCCTGGGCCGGCCAGCAAGTCCTACGGCATCGAGGTGGCGCAGCTCGCCGGCATGCCCGCCAGTGTGGTGGCTCGAGCTAAGGACGTCCTGGATTCCCTGCAGAAAGGTGGGCTCGAGCTAAGCCCTGAAGACGAGAACGCGACGTCCAGCCAGGGGGGTAGATAAGTGCGTTGAGGAAACGCACCTGTCCTCGCTTCTGTCAGCTCGTTGCCACTTATCCCAGGTTATTGCTTGGGCGCATGCTCTCCTGCTGCGACACTGCCGCCTCTAAACAGCGAAGGCTAAGCCTTTGACCCCACAATGGATAGACTCCAGCCAAATATCGACGACAATCATATCGCGCCCGCTCTCTTCACGGCAAAGGCAAGATTGACCGCGCCGAACTCGAGCAAGAAGGCACATCATGTCGAGCGGGTGGGCCTCGTCCTCGCTGAAGCGCTTGAACTCGTAATCCTCACCAATATGCTCAGCCACCGCCTGGCACTCGAGCGGGGAAGAACAGGGACAGTAGTGAATAACGACCTCTCCCCCACTCAGTTCGGTCTCATCATTTCCCAAAGATGAAGGGAAATCGTTAGGAAGGACAAGGCACCCCTTTGCAACTCTTTGTTATGCGTGTTCCAACGCTTAGTAAAGAGGGGAGCCTTCCTGGCGCTCATCTTTGTCTGAAGAGGGATCCAGCAAATGCAATTTGCCATAATGGGTTTGTATTACAAGTAATACGATTGCTACATGGACGACCAGCCGACCAGCTTTCGTATTCATGGTGATCTTGCCAGAGCACTCGAGGCATATCGCAACAGCGTAGAATGGGCGCCTTCAAAGACAGCGGTGATCCGAAAGGCGCTGGAGGACTTTCTTGCCCGGGAAGGCTTCTACCTTTCTGTTCAAGAAGAGGATGTACAGGCGAAACGGTGAAAACGATTTCTGTTGTAAACCAAAAGGGTGGGGTGGGCAAAACGACGGTCGCCGTAAACCTCTTGGCCGAACTAGCAGCGGGTACCTCTGCCTTACTTATTGACGCTGATCCGCAAGCCTCGGCCGCTGGCTGGGTGTCGAGGGCACCGGAAGATCGCTCCTATCCGGGCAGATGGCGAGAAGTGACAGATGCCGAGGAACTGAAGACTATTCCAAGCCTGGCTGGGTTCGACTGGACGGTCATTGATGGACCTCCCTCACTCGGATCTCCACTCATGGATGTTGCTCTGGCAGTTGCGGACTTGGCAATTATTCCCGTGACGCCTTCGGTCATTGATCTGATGTCCATGGTTGAGGCCACTGCGGTCAGCGTTCAGAAGGCACTAACCGACAATCCTAATCTCTTCTTTGCCGTGCTCATCAACAGGCGACAGCCCGGGACAACAATGGCGCAGGAAGTGCGGGGCGCCCTCGAAGCCGAGGGTATTCCCGTCTTCAACACAGAGTGGAGCCAATCAACGGCTCACGTGTCCGCTGCAGCTGAGGGCATTCCGGTAAGCCGCTACCGGGGGTGGAATTGGCGAGCTGCCTACCGGGAAGTTTCTGCTCTGGCCGATGAGGTGCGGGAGGTTCTCGGTGGGTAACAAGTTGACAGGGCAGCTTCGCAGCGCAATGGATAAGGCGAGAAAGCAAGCCCTAGAGGAGCATGGGGTTAAAGTTAATCATCAACTCCCTCTTGACGCGATCGCTTTGTCGGTGGCGCAGCCACGCCGCTACTTTGACCCTGGAGCCATGCAGCAGTTAACAGAATCGCTGAGGCAGTATGGTGTCGTGCAGCCACTGCTCGTCCGGCCCCATGCTGGAGGATTCGAACTCGTCGCCGGTGAACGCCGCTACCGAGCCGCCACGAATGCGGGGCTTACAACTGTGCCGGTCATCGTGCGAGAAATGAACGACACTGAAGCTAAAGAGATCGCCCTGCTCGAGAACCTCCAGCGTGAAGACCTGAATCCGATAGAGGAGACCGAGGGTATTTTGCAACTTCTCTCTGCTCATCTTGACAGCAATGTGCAAGATACGATTTCGCTGCTCTACAAGATGCATAACGAGGCAAGAGGAAAAGTTACCCATAACGTTATGGGTAAGGAGGGCAAGCTGGTACTAGCAACCTTTCAACGCCTCGGAACTATGACTTGGGAATCCTTTGTAAAGAACCGTTTGCCTCTTCTCAAACTTCCCGAAAATGTACTTGTGGCCATCAGAGAGGGACGCCTTGCCTACACGAAAGCGATGATCATTGCGCGAGTAAGTGACCCTGCTGAACGCGACACGCTGCTCGAGCAGGCAGTAACGAAGAATTTCTCATTGACACAGTTACGTGAGCATTCCAGGAGTTCAAAGGGCAAAATAAAGCCAACCAAAGGGTTTGAGTTGACCCAAAGATTTTCTTCAATTGTGCGCCGGATAGGCAAAAGCAACCTTATCGAGAACAGGAGCAAGCTCGAGCGGGCCGAGCAGTTGCTGAAAGAGTTGGAAGAGCTTCTTGCAAAACCTTGAACTCAGCTCTTGTGGTCAAGAGGCGCAATAGAAGGCAGGATCTGACCTGTAAGCATTGACTCATCATGCCGTTGCTCTTGGTGGCCGCTTGACCTGTAGCTACGGGATTGATTTCAG includes:
- a CDS encoding ParA family protein: MGKTTVAVNLLAELAAGTSALLIDADPQASAAGWVSRAPEDRSYPGRWREVTDAEELKTIPSLAGFDWTVIDGPPSLGSPLMDVALAVADLAIIPVTPSVIDLMSMVEATAVSVQKALTDNPNLFFAVLINRRQPGTTMAQEVRGALEAEGIPVFNTEWSQSTAHVSAAAEGIPVSRYRGWNWRAAYREVSALADEVREVLGG
- a CDS encoding ParB/RepB/Spo0J family partition protein encodes the protein MGNKLTGQLRSAMDKARKQALEEHGVKVNHQLPLDAIALSVAQPRRYFDPGAMQQLTESLRQYGVVQPLLVRPHAGGFELVAGERRYRAATNAGLTTVPVIVREMNDTEAKEIALLENLQREDLNPIEETEGILQLLSAHLDSNVQDTISLLYKMHNEARGKVTHNVMGKEGKLVLATFQRLGTMTWESFVKNRLPLLKLPENVLVAIREGRLAYTKAMIIARVSDPAERDTLLEQAVTKNFSLTQLREHSRSSKGKIKPTKGFELTQRFSSIVRRIGKSNLIENRSKLERAEQLLKELEELLAKP